The proteins below are encoded in one region of Pseudomonas ekonensis:
- the nagA gene encoding N-acetylglucosamine-6-phosphate deacetylase: MSEDNILTAHGWIRGRLIHAHGKVVSIEGVPCDPADNDLPYLLPGFIDLHVHGGGGKDIMEGAVAFETITKTHVRFGTTSLLATTMTAPSAEIASVLKALGTFCEQRPQGAARVLGVHLEGPYINPGKLGAQPNFAHTALMAEVEQYLALAPIRVITIAPEIAGHDALIRALSARGVRLQIGHTLGSYEEGVAALEAGATSFTHLYNAMSPLHHREPGIVGAALAHAKFAELIPDLLHVHPGAIRVALRSIPCLYCVTDSTAAAGMPDGEYKLGSHTVTKCLGGVRLPDGTLAGSTLTMDQALRNLVKIGLPIAEASQRLSQFPADYLGITERGRLQPGAWADCVRLDRSLTLTAVMVEGEDIDFKNA; the protein is encoded by the coding sequence ATGTCCGAAGACAACATCCTCACCGCCCACGGCTGGATCCGCGGCCGGCTGATCCACGCACACGGCAAGGTCGTGTCCATCGAGGGCGTGCCCTGCGATCCGGCCGACAACGACCTGCCCTACCTGCTGCCGGGCTTCATCGACCTGCATGTCCACGGCGGCGGCGGCAAGGACATCATGGAAGGCGCCGTGGCCTTCGAGACCATCACCAAGACCCACGTGCGCTTCGGCACCACGTCGCTGCTGGCCACCACGATGACCGCACCGAGCGCCGAGATCGCCAGCGTCCTCAAGGCACTCGGCACGTTCTGCGAGCAGCGTCCCCAAGGCGCCGCCCGGGTGCTCGGCGTGCACCTGGAAGGCCCGTACATCAATCCCGGCAAACTCGGCGCCCAGCCGAACTTCGCGCACACCGCGCTGATGGCCGAGGTCGAGCAATACCTGGCGCTGGCGCCGATCCGGGTGATCACCATCGCCCCGGAAATCGCCGGGCACGATGCGCTGATCCGCGCCTTGAGCGCCCGGGGCGTGCGCCTGCAGATCGGCCATACCCTGGGCAGCTACGAGGAAGGCGTGGCGGCGCTGGAGGCCGGCGCCACCAGTTTCACCCACCTGTACAACGCCATGAGCCCGCTGCATCACCGCGAACCGGGCATCGTCGGCGCGGCGCTGGCCCATGCGAAGTTCGCCGAACTGATCCCGGATCTGCTGCACGTGCACCCCGGCGCGATCCGCGTGGCCTTGCGTTCGATCCCGTGCCTGTACTGCGTCACCGATTCCACCGCCGCCGCCGGCATGCCCGACGGCGAGTACAAGCTGGGCAGCCACACCGTGACCAAATGCCTGGGCGGCGTGCGCCTGCCGGACGGCACTCTGGCCGGCAGCACCTTGACCATGGATCAGGCCCTGCGCAACCTGGTGAAGATCGGCCTGCCGATCGCCGAGGCCTCGCAGCGCCTGTCGCAATTTCCCGCCGACTACCTCGGCATCACCGAACGCGGGCGCCTGCAACCGGGGGCCTGGGCCGACTGCGTGCGGCTGGACCGCTCGCTCACACTGACCGCCGTCATGGTCGAAGGAGAAGACATTGACTTCAAAAATGCTTGA
- a CDS encoding SIS domain-containing protein, which produces MTSKMLEEALSSHEAVQAQLDQLDAAMSEIAGRLRRQPPQVAMTVARGSSDHAASYFAYLTMQQLGIPVASLPMSVVTMQQAPLKVSGQVAFAFSQSGQSPDLVNSLRLLRKRGALSIAMVNAEASPLEAACEFSLPLLAGTESSVAATKSFIATLSASARLIGHWKEDPELLDAHNALPDGLREAAKQDWSVAVDALRDCERLMVIGRGAGFAIAQEAALKFKETSAIQAEAFSSAEVRHGPMALIDENYPLLVFAPRGAEQAGLLSLAADMRQRGARVLLAAPDDVLERDLTLTRAEHPALDPILAIQSFYVMAAGLAVARGMDPDQPRHLSKVTRTH; this is translated from the coding sequence TTGACTTCAAAAATGCTTGAAGAGGCGCTGTCCTCGCATGAAGCCGTGCAGGCGCAACTCGATCAACTCGACGCAGCGATGTCCGAGATCGCCGGGCGCCTGCGCCGTCAGCCGCCGCAGGTGGCGATGACCGTGGCCCGCGGCAGTTCCGACCATGCGGCCAGCTACTTCGCCTACCTGACCATGCAGCAGTTGGGCATTCCGGTGGCCTCGCTGCCGATGTCGGTGGTGACCATGCAGCAGGCGCCGCTCAAGGTCAGCGGCCAGGTGGCGTTCGCCTTCTCGCAGTCGGGCCAGAGCCCGGACCTGGTCAACAGCCTGCGCCTGCTGCGCAAGCGCGGCGCCCTGAGCATCGCCATGGTCAACGCCGAAGCCTCGCCCCTGGAGGCTGCGTGCGAATTCAGCCTGCCATTGCTGGCGGGCACCGAAAGCAGCGTCGCCGCCACCAAGAGCTTCATCGCCACCCTCAGCGCCAGCGCCCGGCTGATCGGCCACTGGAAAGAGGATCCGGAACTGCTGGACGCCCACAACGCGCTGCCCGACGGCCTGCGCGAGGCGGCGAAACAAGATTGGAGCGTGGCGGTCGACGCCCTGCGCGACTGCGAGCGCCTGATGGTGATCGGCCGTGGCGCCGGCTTCGCCATCGCCCAGGAAGCTGCGCTGAAGTTCAAGGAAACCTCGGCGATCCAGGCCGAAGCCTTCAGCAGCGCCGAAGTGCGCCACGGCCCGATGGCCCTGATCGACGAGAACTACCCGCTGCTGGTGTTCGCCCCGCGCGGCGCCGAGCAGGCCGGCCTGCTGAGCCTGGCCGCCGACATGCGCCAGCGCGGCGCCCGCGTGCTGCTGGCCGCACCGGACGACGTGCTCGAACGCGACCTGACCCTGACCCGCGCCGAACACCCGGCCCTGGACCCGATCCTGGCCATCCAGAGCTTCTACGTGATGGCCGCCGGCCTGGCCGTGGCCCGGGGCATGGATCCGGACCAGCCGCGTCACCTGAGCAAAGTCACGCGCACTCACTGA
- the ptsP gene encoding phosphoenolpyruvate--protein phosphotransferase yields the protein MHNNNKELTLSAPLSGPVLTLARVPDAVFAGGAMGDGIAIDPLNDTLHSPCAGVVIHVARTGHALTVRADNGAELLLHLGLDTVELQGDGFSVLVKEGARVSNGQPLLRYDVDKVGRRCKSLVSLLILTNGEDFQARPITLKNVKVGEPLLHIIARTPQAANTEERAGPEVRAQVRVAHRGGLHARPAALVRQTAQGFQSRSQLHFAGKSAPCNSLIGLMGLAVGEQDDVQVSCQGPDADAALQALIAALATALPQDRHAAVAPASHPVPKRPAEAGVLQGVCAAPGLVDGPLFKLNAISLPPDAGGHDPAGQRQAFDAALNEVRREIDGTLAQAKRLGNTDEEAIFAAHLALLEDPALLDAAAQAIDGGNAATHAWSQSIDAQCQVLQQTGSALLAERANDLRDLRQRVLRALLGETWHYDVPAGAIVAAHELTPSDLLQLSGQGVAGLCMAEGGATSHVAILARGKGLPCLVALGAALLDQEQGQAVVLDADGGRLELMPGAERLAQVGQIRQERQERRAAQQLRAHQPAATLDGVSIDVAANVASSAEAADALANGADGVGLLRTEFLFVDRHTAPTEEEQRAACQAVLDAMGDKPVIIRTIDVGGDKQLDYLPLPPEANPVLGLRGIRLSQARPEILDQQLRALLQTRPLERCRILLPMVTEVDELLHIRRRVDALCGELGIERRPEIGVMIEVPAAALQAEQLAEHADFLSIGTNDLSQYTLAMDRDHAGLAARVDALHPALLRLIAMTCAGAAVHERWVGVCGALASDPLATPVLVGLGVRELSVSPVQIGEIKDRVRQVHETECRRLAHGLLKLSSAAAVRHACHQHWPLR from the coding sequence ATGCACAACAACAATAAAGAGCTGACCTTAAGCGCCCCGCTCAGCGGCCCGGTGCTCACGCTCGCCAGAGTCCCGGACGCGGTGTTCGCCGGCGGCGCGATGGGCGACGGCATCGCCATCGACCCGTTGAACGACACCTTGCATTCACCCTGCGCAGGCGTGGTGATCCATGTTGCCCGCACCGGTCACGCGCTCACCGTGCGCGCCGACAACGGCGCCGAACTGCTGCTGCACCTGGGCCTGGACACGGTCGAGCTGCAAGGCGACGGTTTTTCGGTATTGGTCAAGGAAGGCGCCCGGGTCAGCAACGGCCAGCCGCTGCTGCGCTATGACGTGGACAAGGTCGGGCGCCGCTGCAAGAGCCTGGTGAGCCTGTTGATCCTGACCAACGGCGAGGATTTCCAGGCCCGGCCGATCACCCTGAAGAACGTCAAGGTGGGCGAACCGCTGCTGCACATCATCGCCCGCACGCCTCAGGCGGCGAACACCGAGGAGCGGGCAGGCCCCGAGGTGCGTGCGCAGGTGCGGGTCGCCCATCGCGGCGGCCTGCATGCGCGCCCGGCGGCGCTGGTGCGCCAGACCGCGCAAGGGTTCCAGAGCCGCTCGCAGCTGCACTTCGCCGGCAAGTCAGCGCCGTGCAACAGCCTCATCGGCCTGATGGGCCTGGCCGTCGGCGAACAGGATGACGTGCAGGTGAGCTGTCAGGGACCGGACGCCGACGCGGCGCTGCAAGCCTTGATCGCCGCGCTGGCCACCGCCTTGCCGCAAGACCGACACGCCGCCGTGGCGCCGGCGAGCCACCCCGTGCCCAAGCGCCCGGCCGAAGCCGGCGTGCTGCAAGGCGTGTGCGCCGCACCGGGGCTGGTCGACGGGCCGCTGTTCAAACTCAATGCCATCAGCCTGCCGCCCGACGCCGGCGGCCATGATCCCGCCGGCCAACGGCAAGCCTTCGATGCAGCGCTGAACGAGGTGCGCCGGGAAATCGACGGCACCCTCGCCCAGGCGAAAAGGCTCGGGAACACCGACGAGGAAGCGATCTTCGCCGCCCACCTGGCGCTGCTGGAGGATCCGGCCCTGCTCGACGCCGCCGCGCAGGCCATCGACGGGGGCAACGCCGCGACCCACGCGTGGAGCCAGTCCATCGACGCCCAATGCCAGGTGCTGCAACAGACCGGCAGCGCGCTGCTGGCCGAACGCGCCAACGACCTGCGCGACCTCCGGCAACGGGTGCTGCGCGCCCTGCTCGGCGAAACGTGGCACTACGATGTGCCCGCCGGCGCCATCGTCGCCGCCCATGAACTGACCCCCTCCGATCTGCTGCAACTGAGCGGCCAAGGCGTGGCCGGGCTGTGCATGGCCGAAGGCGGCGCCACTTCCCACGTGGCGATCCTTGCCCGGGGCAAAGGCCTGCCCTGCCTCGTCGCCCTGGGCGCTGCGCTGCTGGATCAGGAGCAAGGCCAAGCGGTGGTGCTGGATGCCGACGGCGGCCGTCTGGAACTGATGCCGGGCGCCGAGCGTCTGGCGCAAGTCGGGCAGATCCGCCAGGAGCGCCAAGAGCGCCGTGCCGCCCAACAGCTGCGCGCCCACCAACCCGCCGCGACCCTCGACGGCGTGTCCATCGACGTGGCGGCCAATGTCGCCTCCAGCGCCGAAGCGGCGGACGCCCTGGCCAACGGCGCCGACGGCGTCGGCCTGCTGCGCACCGAGTTCCTGTTCGTCGACCGCCACACCGCGCCGACCGAAGAAGAACAGCGCGCCGCCTGTCAAGCCGTGCTCGACGCCATGGGCGACAAGCCGGTGATCATCCGCACCATCGACGTCGGCGGCGACAAGCAACTCGATTACCTGCCGCTGCCGCCTGAAGCCAACCCGGTGCTCGGCCTGCGCGGCATCCGCCTGTCCCAGGCACGGCCGGAAATCCTCGACCAGCAATTGCGCGCCCTGCTGCAGACCCGCCCGCTGGAGCGCTGCCGGATCCTGTTGCCGATGGTCACCGAGGTCGACGAGTTGCTGCACATCCGCCGGCGCGTCGATGCCCTGTGCGGCGAACTGGGCATCGAACGGCGCCCGGAGATCGGCGTGATGATCGAAGTCCCCGCCGCCGCGCTGCAAGCGGAACAACTGGCCGAGCACGCGGATTTCCTCTCCATCGGCACCAACGACCTGTCGCAGTACACCCTGGCCATGGACCGCGACCACGCGGGCCTGGCCGCACGGGTCGATGCGCTGCACCCGGCGCTGCTGCGGCTGATCGCCATGACCTGCGCAGGCGCGGCGGTGCACGAGCGCTGGGTCGGGGTCTGCGGCGCGCTGGCGTCGGATCCGCTGGCGACGCCGGTGCTGGTCGGGCTGGGCGTGCGCGAGCTGTCGGTGAGCCCGGTGCAGATCGGCGAGATCAAGGACCGCGTGCGCCAGGTGCACGAAACCGAATGCCGACGCCTCGCGCATGGCCTGCTCAAGCTGAGCAGCGCCGCCGCGGTGCGCCATGCCTGTCATCAACATTGGCCGCTGCGCTGA
- a CDS encoding YqfO family protein produces the protein MHKLAFFVPDSHVETVKSAVFAAGGGRIGQYDSCAWQVLGQGQFRALDGSQPFIGQVGQVETVEEWKVELVVADELIHAAVAALKGSHPYETPAYEVWRLEDF, from the coding sequence GTGCACAAGCTCGCCTTCTTTGTGCCCGACAGCCATGTGGAAACGGTGAAGTCCGCCGTTTTCGCAGCCGGCGGCGGGCGCATCGGCCAGTACGACAGCTGCGCCTGGCAAGTGCTGGGCCAGGGCCAGTTCCGTGCGTTGGACGGCAGTCAGCCGTTCATCGGGCAGGTGGGCCAGGTCGAAACGGTCGAGGAATGGAAGGTCGAGCTGGTGGTGGCGGATGAACTGATCCACGCGGCCGTCGCGGCGCTCAAGGGCAGCCATCCCTACGAGACACCGGCTTATGAAGTGTGGCGGCTGGAGGACTTCTGA
- the nagE gene encoding N-acetylglucosamine-specific PTS transporter subunit IIBC yields the protein MYQLFIEGLQRLGRALMLPIAILPIAGLLLRLGDTDLLNIAIIHDAGQVIFANLAMIFAIGIAVGFARDNNGTAGLAGVIGYLVMVSTLKVLDPSINMGMLAGIVSGLMAGALYNRFKDIKLPEYLAFFGGRRFVPIVTGFAAVGLGVLFGYIWPPIQHGINAFGSLMMESGSFGAFVFGVFNRLLIVTGLHHILNNMAWFVFGNFTDPATGALVTGDLSRYFAGDPKGGQFMTGMFPMMIFGLPAACLAMYRNALPERRKVMGGIFLSMALTSFLTGVTEPIEFAFMFLAPLLYLLHALLTGLSMAITNALNIHLGFTFSGGFIDMVLGWGKSTNGWLVVPVGLAYAVVYYAVFDFCIRRFNLKTPGREDTAAAEKAAVGEHERAGAYIKALGGAGNLLTVGACTTRLRLEMVDRDKASDADLKALGAMAVVRPGKGGSLQVVVGPMADSIADEIRLAMPALGRAPSASPAAVADAAPMPTVAAAEAQQWLSAVGGGENVLQLDCIALTRIRLRLADGKALSEARLKALGCQGVSALEDGVWHLLVGEKAPGLSGALQTLVNRSEVSARV from the coding sequence ATGTACCAACTCTTCATCGAAGGCCTGCAACGCCTGGGCCGCGCCCTGATGCTGCCGATCGCGATCCTGCCGATCGCCGGCCTGCTGCTGCGCCTGGGCGACACTGACCTGCTGAACATCGCGATCATCCACGACGCCGGCCAGGTGATCTTCGCCAACCTGGCGATGATCTTCGCCATCGGCATCGCCGTCGGCTTCGCCCGCGACAACAACGGCACGGCGGGGCTGGCCGGGGTCATCGGCTACCTGGTGATGGTCTCGACCCTCAAGGTGCTCGACCCGAGCATCAACATGGGCATGCTCGCCGGGATCGTCAGCGGTCTGATGGCCGGCGCGCTGTACAACCGCTTCAAGGACATCAAGCTGCCGGAGTACCTGGCGTTCTTCGGCGGGCGGCGCTTCGTGCCGATCGTCACCGGGTTCGCGGCGGTGGGCCTGGGCGTGCTGTTCGGCTACATCTGGCCGCCGATCCAGCACGGCATCAACGCCTTCGGCAGCCTGATGATGGAAAGCGGCAGCTTCGGCGCGTTCGTGTTCGGCGTGTTCAACCGCCTGCTGATCGTCACCGGCCTGCACCACATCCTCAACAACATGGCGTGGTTCGTGTTCGGCAACTTCACCGACCCGGCCACTGGGGCGCTGGTCACGGGCGACCTGTCGCGCTACTTCGCCGGCGACCCGAAGGGCGGCCAGTTCATGACCGGCATGTTCCCGATGATGATCTTCGGCCTGCCCGCCGCGTGCCTGGCGATGTACCGCAACGCCCTGCCGGAGCGGCGCAAGGTGATGGGCGGGATTTTCCTGTCGATGGCCCTGACCTCGTTCCTGACCGGCGTCACCGAACCCATCGAATTCGCCTTCATGTTCCTCGCCCCGCTGCTGTACCTGCTGCATGCGCTGCTGACCGGGCTGTCGATGGCGATCACCAACGCGCTGAACATCCACCTGGGCTTCACCTTCTCCGGCGGCTTCATCGACATGGTGCTGGGCTGGGGCAAGTCCACCAACGGCTGGCTCGTGGTGCCGGTGGGGCTGGCCTATGCCGTGGTGTACTACGCCGTGTTCGACTTCTGCATCCGCCGCTTCAACCTGAAGACGCCGGGGCGCGAGGACACCGCCGCTGCGGAAAAGGCAGCGGTGGGCGAACACGAACGGGCCGGGGCCTACATCAAGGCGCTCGGCGGCGCCGGCAACCTGCTGACCGTCGGCGCCTGCACCACCCGCCTGCGCCTGGAAATGGTCGATCGCGACAAGGCCTCGGACGCCGACCTGAAGGCACTGGGCGCCATGGCCGTGGTGCGTCCGGGCAAGGGCGGCAGCCTGCAAGTGGTGGTCGGGCCGATGGCCGACAGCATCGCCGATGAGATCCGCCTGGCGATGCCGGCGCTGGGACGGGCCCCGTCGGCCTCCCCGGCGGCCGTCGCCGACGCGGCGCCGATGCCGACCGTGGCGGCGGCCGAAGCCCAGCAATGGCTGAGCGCCGTGGGCGGCGGTGAGAATGTGCTGCAACTGGACTGCATCGCCTTGACCCGGATCCGCCTGCGCCTGGCCGACGGCAAGGCCTTGTCCGAAGCCCGGCTCAAAGCGCTGGGGTGCCAGGGCGTCAGTGCGCTGGAGGACGGCGTCTGGCATCTGCTGGTGGGGGAAAAGGCGCCGGGCTTGAGCGGCGCGCTGCAGACGCTGGTCAACCGCAGCGAGGTCAGCGCGAGGGTTTGA
- the purL gene encoding phosphoribosylformylglycinamidine synthase, with translation MLILRGAPALSAFRHSKLLEQLSQKVPAVSGLYAEFAHFAEVTGVLTGDEQQVLARLLKYGPSVPVQEPTGRLFLVLPRFGTISPWSSKASDIARNCGLGKVQRLERGIAFYVAGQFNDAEAQLISDALHDRMTQIVLGNLEQAAGLFSHAEPKPLSAVDILGGGRAALEKANTELGLALAEDEIDYLVNAFVGLKRNPHDIELMMFAQANSEHCRHKIFNASWDIDGQSQEKSLFGMIKNTYQMHSEGVLSAYKDNASVIVGSVAGRFFPDPETRRYGAVQEPVHILMKVETHNHPTAIAPFPGASTGSGGEIRDEGATGRGAKPKAGLTGFTVSNLQIPGFEQPWEVPYGKPERIVNALDIMIEGPLGGAAFNNEFGRPALTGYFRTFEQSIATPHGDEVRGYHKPIMLAGGMGNIREQHVQKGEIVVGSKLIVLGGPAMLIGLGGGAASSMATGTSSADLDFASVQRENPEMERRCQEVIDRCWQLGDKNPISFIHDVGAGGLSNAFPELVNDGGRGGRFELRNIPNDEPGMAPHEIWSNESQERYVLAVGPADFERFQAICERERCPFAVVGEATAEPQLTVTDSHFGNSPVDMPLEVLLGKPPRMHRSVAREAELGDDFDPSTLDVAESIERVLHHPAVASKSFLITIGDRTITGLVARDQMVGPWQVPVADVAVTATSFDVYTGEAMAMGERTPLALLDAPASGRMAIGETLTNLAASRIGKLSDIKLSANWMSAAGHPGEDARLYDTVKAVGMELCPELGITIPVGKDSMSMATRWKDNGEDKTVTSPMSLIVTGFAPVLDVRQTLTPVLRMDKGTTDLILIDLGRGQNRMGASILAQVHAKLGKQAPDVDDAEDLKAFFAVIQGLNADGHLLAYHDRSDGGLLTTVMEMAFAGHCGLNLNLDSVAESAAEIPAILFNEELGAVIQVRQDATADILAQFSAAGLGDCVSVIGQPINNGQVNIVFNGQTVFEGQRRLLQRQWAETSHRIQRLRDNADCADQEFDALLEEDNPGLSVKLSFDVNQDIAAPYIKKGIRPQVAVLREQGVNGQVEMAAAFDRAGFSAIDVHMSDILAGRVDLNEFKGLVACGGFSYGDVLGAGEGWAKSALFNSRARDAFQGFFERNDSFTLGVCNGCQMMSNLHELIPGSEFWPHFVRNRSEQFEARVAMVQVQESNSIFLQGMAGSRMPIAIAHGEGHAEFESEEALLEADLSGCVAMRFVDNHGKVTEAYPANPNGSPRGITGLTSRDGRVTIMMPHPERVFRAVQNSWRSDDWNEDAPWMRMFRNARVWVN, from the coding sequence ATGTTGATCCTGCGCGGCGCTCCTGCCCTTTCTGCCTTTCGCCACAGCAAACTCCTTGAGCAACTGAGCCAGAAGGTTCCGGCTGTCAGTGGCCTGTATGCTGAATTCGCTCACTTCGCCGAAGTCACCGGCGTCCTGACCGGCGACGAACAGCAGGTGCTTGCGCGCCTTCTGAAGTACGGCCCAAGCGTTCCGGTACAAGAGCCGACCGGCCGCCTGTTCCTGGTGCTGCCGCGTTTCGGCACCATCTCGCCCTGGTCGAGCAAGGCCAGCGACATCGCCCGCAACTGCGGCCTGGGCAAGGTCCAGCGCCTGGAGCGCGGCATCGCGTTCTACGTGGCCGGCCAGTTCAACGACGCCGAGGCGCAGCTGATCTCGGACGCCCTGCACGACCGCATGACCCAGATCGTCCTGGGCAACCTGGAGCAGGCCGCCGGCCTGTTCAGCCACGCCGAGCCCAAGCCGCTGAGCGCCGTCGACATCCTCGGCGGCGGCCGCGCCGCGCTGGAGAAGGCCAACACCGAGCTGGGCCTGGCCCTGGCCGAAGACGAGATCGACTACCTGGTCAACGCCTTCGTCGGCCTCAAGCGCAACCCGCACGACATCGAACTGATGATGTTCGCCCAGGCCAACTCCGAGCACTGCCGTCACAAGATCTTCAACGCCAGTTGGGACATCGACGGCCAGAGCCAGGAAAAAAGCCTGTTCGGCATGATCAAGAACACCTACCAGATGCACAGCGAAGGCGTCCTGTCGGCCTACAAGGACAACGCTTCGGTGATCGTCGGCAGCGTGGCCGGCCGCTTCTTCCCCGATCCTGAGACCCGCCGCTACGGCGCGGTGCAGGAGCCGGTGCACATCCTGATGAAGGTCGAGACCCACAACCACCCGACCGCGATCGCTCCGTTCCCGGGCGCGTCCACCGGCTCCGGCGGCGAGATCCGCGACGAAGGCGCCACCGGCCGCGGCGCCAAGCCGAAGGCGGGCCTGACTGGCTTCACCGTGTCCAACCTGCAGATCCCGGGCTTCGAACAGCCGTGGGAAGTGCCGTACGGCAAGCCTGAGCGCATCGTCAACGCCCTGGACATCATGATCGAAGGCCCGCTGGGCGGTGCCGCGTTCAACAACGAGTTCGGCCGTCCGGCCCTGACCGGCTACTTCCGTACCTTCGAACAGTCGATCGCCACCCCCCACGGCGACGAAGTGCGCGGCTACCACAAGCCGATCATGCTGGCCGGCGGCATGGGCAACATCCGCGAGCAGCACGTGCAGAAGGGCGAGATCGTGGTCGGCTCCAAGCTGATCGTGCTCGGCGGCCCGGCGATGCTGATCGGCCTGGGCGGCGGCGCGGCGTCCTCGATGGCCACCGGCACCAGCTCGGCGGACCTGGACTTCGCTTCCGTGCAGCGGGAAAACCCGGAAATGGAACGCCGTTGCCAAGAGGTCATCGACCGCTGCTGGCAGCTGGGCGACAAGAACCCGATCAGCTTCATCCACGACGTCGGCGCGGGCGGCCTGTCCAACGCCTTCCCGGAGCTGGTCAACGACGGCGGCCGCGGCGGCCGCTTCGAACTGCGCAACATCCCGAACGACGAGCCGGGCATGGCCCCGCACGAAATCTGGAGCAACGAGTCCCAGGAACGTTACGTGCTGGCCGTCGGCCCTGCCGACTTCGAGCGCTTCCAGGCGATCTGCGAGCGCGAGCGCTGCCCGTTCGCCGTGGTCGGCGAAGCCACCGCCGAGCCGCAACTGACCGTCACCGACAGCCACTTCGGCAACAGCCCGGTGGACATGCCGCTGGAAGTGCTGCTGGGCAAGCCGCCGCGCATGCACCGTTCGGTGGCCCGCGAAGCCGAACTGGGCGATGACTTCGATCCGTCGACCCTCGACGTGGCCGAGTCCATCGAGCGTGTCCTGCATCACCCGGCCGTGGCCAGCAAGAGCTTCCTGATCACCATCGGCGACCGCACCATCACCGGCCTCGTGGCCCGCGACCAGATGGTCGGCCCATGGCAGGTGCCGGTGGCCGACGTGGCCGTCACCGCCACCAGCTTCGACGTCTACACCGGCGAAGCCATGGCGATGGGCGAGCGCACCCCGCTGGCCCTGCTGGACGCTCCGGCGTCGGGCCGCATGGCCATCGGCGAAACCCTGACCAACCTCGCCGCCTCGCGCATCGGCAAGCTGTCCGACATCAAGCTGTCGGCGAACTGGATGTCCGCCGCCGGCCATCCGGGCGAAGACGCCCGCCTGTACGACACCGTGAAAGCGGTCGGCATGGAGCTGTGCCCTGAGCTGGGCATCACCATCCCGGTGGGCAAGGACTCGATGTCCATGGCCACCCGCTGGAAGGACAACGGCGAAGACAAGACCGTCACCTCGCCGATGTCGCTGATCGTGACCGGTTTCGCCCCGGTGCTCGACGTCCGCCAGACCCTGACCCCGGTGCTGCGCATGGACAAGGGCACCACTGACCTGATCCTGATCGACCTGGGCCGCGGCCAGAACCGCATGGGCGCCTCGATCCTCGCCCAGGTGCACGCCAAGCTCGGCAAGCAGGCGCCGGACGTCGACGACGCCGAAGACCTCAAGGCCTTCTTCGCGGTGATCCAGGGCCTCAACGCCGACGGTCACCTGCTGGCCTACCACGACCGTTCCGACGGCGGCCTGCTGACCACCGTGATGGAAATGGCCTTCGCCGGCCACTGCGGCCTCAACCTGAACCTGGACAGCGTCGCCGAATCCGCGGCGGAAATCCCGGCGATCCTGTTCAACGAAGAGCTGGGCGCCGTGATCCAGGTGCGCCAGGACGCCACCGCCGACATCCTCGCCCAGTTCAGCGCCGCCGGCCTGGGTGACTGCGTGTCGGTGATCGGCCAGCCGATCAACAACGGCCAGGTCAACATCGTGTTCAACGGCCAGACCGTGTTCGAAGGCCAGCGCCGTCTGCTGCAACGCCAGTGGGCCGAGACCAGCCACCGGATCCAGCGCCTGCGCGACAACGCCGACTGCGCCGACCAGGAATTCGACGCGCTGCTGGAAGAGGACAACCCGGGCCTGAGCGTCAAGCTGAGCTTCGACGTCAACCAGGACATCGCCGCGCCTTACATCAAGAAAGGCATCCGCCCGCAAGTCGCCGTGCTGCGCGAGCAGGGCGTCAACGGTCAGGTGGAGATGGCGGCGGCGTTCGACCGCGCCGGCTTCAGCGCGATCGACGTGCACATGAGCGACATCCTGGCCGGCCGCGTCGACCTGAACGAGTTCAAGGGCCTGGTGGCCTGCGGCGGCTTCTCCTACGGTGACGTGCTGGGCGCCGGCGAAGGCTGGGCCAAGTCGGCGCTGTTCAACAGCCGCGCCCGCGACGCGTTCCAGGGCTTCTTCGAGCGCAACGACAGCTTCACCCTCGGCGTGTGCAACGGTTGCCAGATGATGTCCAACCTGCACGAGCTGATTCCGGGCAGCGAGTTCTGGCCGCACTTCGTGCGCAACCGCTCCGAGCAGTTCGAGGCGCGGGTGGCCATGGTCCAGGTCCAGGAGTCGAACTCGATCTTCCTGCAGGGCATGGCCGGTTCGCGCATGCCGATCGCCATCGCCCACGGCGAAGGCCATGCCGAATTCGAAAGCGAAGAGGCGTTGCTCGAAGCCGACCTGTCCGGTTGCGTGGCGATGCGTTTCGTCGACAACCACGGCAAGGTCACCGAAGCCTACCCGGCCAACCCGAACGGCTCGCCGCGCGGGATCACCGGCCTGACCAGCCGCGACGGCCGCGTGACGATCATGATGCCGCACCCGGAGCGTGTGTTCCGTGCCGTGCAGAACTCGTGGCGTTCGGACGACTGGAACGAAGACGCGCCATGGATGCGCATGTTCCGCAACGCCCGCGTCTGGGTGAACTGA